The following are from one region of the Ignavibacteriota bacterium genome:
- a CDS encoding mechanosensitive ion channel family protein codes for MQEFLNQTFWGNTIQSYLIALGIFIIGVLIVKVLQKIVLFRLKKWAAKTETTIDDLLIKSIEKSIIPLLFYAVFYSALHSLALSESTAKILKVVSLFIITFFIVRFISSTIMFTITYFIRKQERGEEKARQLRGMTVLINIFVWVVGFVFLMDNLGFDISAVIAGLGIGGIAIALAAQTILGDLFSYFVIFFDRPFEVGDFITVQDKSGTVEYTGIKTTRLRSLSGEQLVFSNHDLTNSRIHNYKKMERRRVVFTLRVIYQTTAEQIESIPKLVREIIESQQDVAFDRGHFASYGDFSLNFEFVYFVLEADYNKYMNIQQAINMKIYDTFEQRGIGFAYPTQTLYLNKEEKTQN; via the coding sequence ATGCAAGAATTCTTAAACCAAACTTTCTGGGGCAATACTATTCAAAGTTATTTAATTGCCCTTGGAATATTTATAATCGGTGTTCTCATTGTTAAAGTATTACAAAAGATTGTATTATTTCGACTGAAAAAATGGGCGGCGAAAACCGAAACAACAATAGACGATCTGCTTATAAAAAGCATTGAGAAATCTATTATCCCTCTTTTGTTTTACGCAGTTTTTTATTCTGCATTACACAGCCTTGCGTTAAGTGAAAGTACTGCAAAGATTCTTAAAGTAGTTTCACTTTTTATAATAACTTTCTTCATCGTGCGTTTCATCAGTTCAACGATAATGTTCACAATAACATATTTTATAAGAAAGCAAGAGCGCGGTGAAGAAAAAGCAAGACAACTTCGCGGAATGACCGTGCTGATAAATATTTTTGTCTGGGTTGTTGGTTTTGTTTTTTTGATGGATAACCTTGGTTTTGATATTTCTGCTGTGATTGCAGGACTTGGAATCGGTGGAATTGCAATTGCTCTTGCAGCACAAACGATACTTGGCGATCTATTCAGTTATTTTGTAATTTTCTTTGATCGTCCTTTTGAGGTTGGAGATTTTATTACTGTTCAGGATAAATCAGGAACGGTTGAATATACCGGAATTAAAACAACCCGGCTCAGATCACTGAGCGGTGAACAACTCGTTTTCTCTAATCATGATCTTACAAACTCTCGAATCCATAATTATAAAAAAATGGAAAGAAGAAGAGTTGTATTTACTCTCAGAGTTATTTATCAAACAACCGCAGAACAGATTGAGTCAATACCTAAACTTGTCCGGGAGATAATTGAATCACAGCAGGATGTAGCATTTGACCGTGGGCATTTTGCTTCGTACGGCGACTTCAGTCTTAACTTCGAGTTTGTTTATTTTGTTTTGGAAGCAGATTACAATAAGTATATGAATATTCAACAAGCGATAAACATGAAAATTTATGATACGTTTGAGCAAAGAGGAATAGGATTTGCTTATCCTACACAAACTCTTTATCTGAATAAAGAAGAAAAAACGCAGAACTAA
- a CDS encoding carboxypeptidase regulatory-like domain-containing protein produces the protein MKSLLPLLIIFSSSLIYSQGWNATLNLNPFPSPYISDWETNPAAIGSMTIFNNSGRNNTVSIKSVVTHQSQGNIFTCVTNPLVISEAPVTVLDNTTLFDLDEATFPNSVLKTQVRRTGRLPEGKYTACMTIEDMNGLILAANVCGDFTIIYPEPPHLIYPANQDSLPGEINYPTLQWTPVIVPPAYIINYSLKIVELLQGQTPAQALSANYPHYLNNQISLNTFTYPIDALPLDFNKTYVWQVQALDQFGFPPAQNEGKSEIFTFVKKMPSIVIITNTLDFPLLTEPENNSDLNTKTPVFKWSYTPKQGEVIKYLVKVCEILQGQSPETAMNNYPIFIPVVNPPSNTTTPVTPINFLNGKEYAWQVKVIDANTNNELKSSAVWKFKYISGISQIIGGYVQGGTFVLPAWCKVSGQLNYKYADLQDNEKWALPNTNIKLVIKYILKYTSHTGTQYEDEAPQGTLILKDGNIPGNPTDNDKLLATATTDQNGNFQFNYICPDSMILVKANHTLSNCTSGENCYTYIGDVYRVARIIVDHPYYTSPDEDIIIQPWETKNIGSLTSYIRSYQLEATIKPSKEEKFSEQYSHLPLEQMDVYLLRKFRAYYLPDNEGLPEQSPGETMFGYEVVAKGITNQNGKIIFKRLIVNISPSDRYYIYAKSTENAPHNYKTMLEKFTFSYGYGADINLYTEKKAGLVEFVEKIEKGGIVLSAIDNATYNSQYVYPTVNKNFYATPLLPLVKGRVVRSDQTGAGLTNVKVNLMKLKFIGNLPLPIIERTYTTNATGDFKFAFLPVEYSPTSPYPINGPVRSLFLTANGFKSKIWQIQGQAQNGALQMGEKKQMGDLPLDPGAIVFGKISDEYGNGITAKIKIGDSPEKTVKPAGYFYNIKTKQFVITPGSFEFPVAKLNHQPLIITPVDNPASYIIDTSYVTITKDKQDLGTLKVYHKLHRMVFVIKESQPWIPTPENPYPKVYQWPPIQNAKIKIQLLGSYLEKTTNSSGIAKFEFASDATNFKVIVEAPNGKYYVKKVGTMINKPSKYDEYYTIALDKATYISGSVYVAGSQPVKDADVWIDFGNPDLNISTKTDEIGEYILPNVPIGEGVIVYGSKHSDEETIIGDSANVYTTDAGKSGVDLFLTVYNGMDITKLLGFPVNLTGLTEEPNGGVKIKGTIKKFKKNNLFEVFDSTTAILNFTDIPIQPGTNKNPKGIPYAELSNPPLIFDEASMELKVYKKYGSKLGDVSSGVRMYEAGTGSGVLKGKVFVNASSFNTQGSLSGYSGIYLADPNSSGQNKILIPTITADASVPLNLTDGFNVTNENGGNLNFKINTFTADANADSSFLKDNDVKLRTTLHTNIQNAAPSDIKLPIGDVVFHQVGIEPIAGDKPFNFNLDNWSLSASKWVFSKSNLIITEGILKTGTDIPIKSLDVTPTGFQFADFNFNSMLISGIVPITITGNPYFGYDNAKKYWYISISKKNLNDPYAAYFKSLPGMEPNALMRMSNFTINSKSDFFSLTPEQNQIIKLYKVGNLNLTSALLAYNDYLHIPGLGFSIPNVSQSTAVQYYKGSGGQLAFKMKGININTAAGNGVYMQFGVTEEQQLSQVLDESGFRSHGVVGEENKFETNCWLYHTADSTSVLVETPSTPFTTLNSFQTLKIGEAKTYLDKLTGGMKVAANKWNNFHFEGDLTGTKGITNDKKRLAFTVYGEIKADNQQISVKDVPTPFGGMNWIYEFENSRLIGTMDINQNMGGINLTGLAEMLIDGSGWYFLGGGTMTVPGVGPGYAAMLFGDYPSMTSSVKEKFAKASYKKSLPNSFQDNISGFLLSGAMSIPILIPNIDLELGVFVLKFGINAGGDIKVYKGFDAGGSTYGIGALGFVKAFLTMQSITCTELTGEATLEMGVEGSYQTGAGTFNLDGCTSFSIGGHIIQKFYGCDLDGCGCTYEILNISKDFAFGALMHLDSGGNMSFGFQSGTCSGN, from the coding sequence ATGAAAAGTTTATTACCACTGCTGATTATTTTTTCATCTTCATTAATTTACTCACAGGGCTGGAATGCGACTTTAAATCTCAATCCATTTCCTTCACCATATATCAGCGATTGGGAAACAAATCCTGCGGCAATTGGTTCAATGACCATATTTAACAATTCAGGAAGAAACAATACCGTCAGTATTAAATCAGTTGTAACACATCAATCACAAGGAAATATATTTACCTGTGTAACAAACCCATTAGTAATTTCTGAGGCGCCGGTTACTGTTTTGGACAATACAACTCTTTTCGATCTCGATGAAGCGACTTTTCCAAATTCTGTGTTGAAAACTCAGGTAAGAAGAACCGGGAGACTTCCCGAGGGCAAATATACTGCGTGTATGACTATTGAAGATATGAACGGTTTAATACTTGCTGCAAATGTTTGCGGAGACTTTACAATAATTTATCCTGAACCTCCACATCTTATTTATCCTGCAAACCAGGATTCTCTGCCCGGCGAAATTAATTATCCGACGTTACAATGGACACCTGTAATTGTTCCGCCGGCATATATTATTAACTATTCTTTAAAGATTGTTGAACTTCTGCAAGGGCAAACTCCTGCTCAAGCATTAAGCGCAAATTATCCTCATTATTTAAATAATCAGATTAGTTTAAATACCTTCACTTATCCGATAGATGCGTTGCCGCTTGACTTTAATAAAACTTATGTCTGGCAGGTTCAGGCACTTGATCAGTTTGGATTTCCTCCCGCGCAGAATGAAGGTAAGAGTGAAATATTCACATTTGTAAAAAAAATGCCTTCAATAGTTATAATAACAAACACACTTGATTTTCCATTACTTACAGAGCCCGAAAACAATTCTGATTTAAACACAAAGACTCCCGTATTTAAATGGTCATATACACCCAAGCAAGGAGAGGTAATAAAATATTTGGTTAAAGTTTGTGAGATATTGCAGGGACAATCTCCCGAGACAGCGATGAATAATTATCCTATATTCATTCCTGTTGTTAATCCGCCTTCGAACACTACAACACCTGTTACTCCGATTAATTTTTTGAATGGAAAAGAATATGCCTGGCAGGTTAAAGTAATTGATGCAAATACAAACAACGAATTGAAATCAAGCGCAGTCTGGAAGTTCAAATACATATCCGGAATTTCTCAGATTATTGGTGGATATGTACAAGGAGGTACATTTGTTCTTCCTGCATGGTGTAAAGTTTCCGGACAGCTTAATTATAAATATGCTGATTTGCAGGATAATGAAAAATGGGCGCTGCCAAATACAAACATTAAACTTGTTATAAAATATATTTTGAAATATACAAGCCATACAGGAACTCAATATGAGGATGAAGCTCCCCAAGGCACATTAATTCTTAAAGACGGTAATATCCCTGGCAATCCTACTGATAACGATAAATTGCTTGCTACAGCTACAACCGATCAGAACGGAAATTTTCAATTCAATTATATCTGTCCGGATAGTATGATTCTGGTGAAAGCAAATCATACATTATCAAATTGTACCTCTGGAGAAAATTGTTATACATACATTGGAGATGTTTATAGAGTTGCAAGAATAATTGTTGACCATCCTTATTACACCAGTCCGGATGAAGATATAATAATTCAACCATGGGAAACGAAAAATATCGGCAGCCTTACTTCGTATATACGAAGCTATCAACTCGAGGCAACGATTAAACCATCGAAGGAAGAAAAATTCTCAGAACAATATTCTCATCTGCCGCTCGAACAAATGGATGTGTATCTTTTAAGAAAATTCCGGGCTTACTATTTACCGGATAATGAGGGGCTCCCGGAACAGTCACCGGGAGAAACAATGTTCGGCTATGAAGTGGTTGCAAAGGGAATTACAAATCAGAATGGAAAAATAATTTTCAAGCGACTGATTGTTAATATCAGCCCTTCAGATCGGTATTACATTTATGCCAAAAGTACTGAAAACGCGCCGCACAATTACAAAACTATGCTCGAGAAATTTACATTCAGTTATGGTTATGGTGCCGATATAAATCTTTACACTGAAAAGAAAGCAGGATTAGTTGAGTTTGTTGAAAAGATTGAAAAAGGTGGAATTGTTTTATCAGCCATAGACAACGCGACATACAATTCACAATATGTTTATCCAACTGTAAACAAAAATTTTTATGCGACACCTTTACTGCCGCTGGTTAAAGGCAGAGTTGTGAGGTCTGATCAAACTGGTGCAGGATTAACTAATGTTAAAGTAAACCTGATGAAGTTGAAATTTATTGGTAACCTTCCTTTGCCAATCATAGAGAGAACTTATACAACAAATGCAACCGGTGATTTTAAATTCGCTTTTTTACCAGTTGAGTACTCTCCCACTTCACCTTATCCGATTAATGGTCCTGTTAGAAGTTTATTCTTGACCGCAAATGGATTTAAGTCAAAGATATGGCAAATACAGGGACAAGCACAGAATGGGGCTCTGCAGATGGGTGAGAAAAAGCAAATGGGAGATTTACCATTAGACCCAGGGGCAATTGTATTTGGAAAAATCAGTGATGAATATGGGAACGGAATAACAGCAAAAATAAAAATTGGTGATAGTCCTGAAAAAACAGTTAAACCTGCCGGTTATTTCTATAATATAAAAACTAAACAGTTCGTAATAACACCCGGCTCATTTGAATTTCCTGTCGCAAAGCTAAATCATCAGCCACTGATAATTACCCCGGTTGATAATCCTGCAAGTTATATAATAGATACAAGCTATGTGACCATCACAAAAGACAAACAGGATCTCGGAACGCTAAAAGTTTATCACAAACTTCACAGGATGGTTTTTGTGATTAAAGAAAGCCAGCCATGGATACCAACACCGGAAAATCCTTATCCAAAGGTTTATCAATGGCCTCCAATACAAAATGCAAAAATAAAAATTCAGTTACTTGGCAGTTATCTTGAAAAAACTACGAACTCAAGTGGAATTGCAAAGTTTGAATTTGCAAGTGATGCAACAAACTTTAAGGTTATTGTGGAAGCTCCAAACGGGAAATACTATGTGAAAAAAGTTGGAACGATGATTAATAAACCGTCCAAGTACGATGAGTATTATACAATAGCCCTCGACAAAGCAACTTACATTAGCGGATCAGTTTACGTCGCTGGCAGCCAGCCAGTTAAGGACGCTGATGTATGGATTGATTTCGGTAATCCTGATTTGAATATCTCTACCAAAACTGATGAGATTGGTGAGTACATTCTTCCAAACGTTCCAATCGGTGAAGGTGTAATTGTTTATGGTTCAAAACATTCTGATGAAGAAACCATCATCGGTGATAGTGCAAATGTTTATACTACTGATGCTGGTAAATCGGGTGTTGATCTTTTCCTCACAGTTTATAATGGGATGGATATTACAAAGCTTCTCGGATTTCCTGTTAACCTCACCGGTTTAACTGAAGAACCGAATGGTGGTGTAAAAATAAAAGGGACAATAAAAAAGTTTAAGAAAAACAATCTCTTTGAAGTTTTCGATTCAACAACTGCTATTTTGAACTTCACAGATATACCTATTCAACCCGGAACAAATAAAAATCCAAAAGGAATTCCGTACGCTGAACTTTCTAATCCTCCGCTGATATTTGATGAAGCTTCAATGGAACTGAAAGTATATAAAAAATATGGAAGCAAGCTTGGTGATGTCAGCAGTGGTGTCAGGATGTATGAAGCAGGGACAGGTTCTGGTGTATTAAAGGGAAAGGTATTTGTTAATGCTTCATCATTTAACACACAAGGCAGTTTAAGCGGATACAGTGGAATTTATCTTGCAGATCCTAATTCTTCGGGACAGAATAAAATACTTATCCCGACAATCACTGCTGATGCTTCTGTTCCATTAAATTTAACGGACGGATTCAATGTGACGAATGAAAATGGTGGTAACCTCAATTTCAAAATAAATACTTTTACAGCCGATGCAAATGCTGATAGTTCGTTTTTAAAAGATAATGATGTTAAGCTTAGAACAACTCTTCATACGAACATACAGAATGCAGCACCATCAGACATTAAACTTCCGATCGGAGATGTTGTATTTCATCAGGTTGGAATTGAACCGATTGCAGGCGATAAACCTTTTAACTTTAATCTTGATAACTGGTCTTTATCTGCATCTAAGTGGGTGTTCAGCAAAAGCAATTTGATTATAACCGAAGGAATTCTGAAAACGGGAACTGATATCCCGATAAAAAGTCTTGATGTTACTCCAACGGGATTTCAGTTTGCAGATTTTAATTTTAATTCAATGCTTATTTCAGGAATTGTTCCAATTACAATCACAGGCAACCCTTACTTTGGATATGATAATGCAAAAAAATACTGGTATATATCTATCAGCAAAAAAAATCTGAACGATCCATACGCAGCATATTTTAAAAGCTTGCCAGGAATGGAACCGAATGCACTTATGCGGATGAGTAATTTTACTATCAACAGTAAAAGTGATTTCTTCTCACTTACCCCCGAACAAAACCAGATAATCAAACTTTACAAAGTTGGAAATCTTAATCTTACTTCTGCATTGCTTGCTTATAATGATTACCTGCACATCCCGGGACTTGGTTTCAGCATACCGAATGTATCCCAAAGCACTGCAGTTCAATATTACAAAGGAAGCGGCGGTCAGTTAGCTTTTAAGATGAAAGGAATAAATATAAATACTGCGGCAGGCAATGGTGTTTATATGCAGTTCGGCGTAACTGAAGAGCAGCAGCTTTCACAGGTTCTTGATGAATCAGGATTCAGATCCCACGGCGTTGTGGGTGAAGAAAATAAATTCGAAACTAATTGCTGGTTATACCACACTGCAGATTCAACTTCTGTTTTGGTTGAAACTCCTTCAACACCGTTTACTACTTTGAATTCATTTCAGACATTGAAAATCGGCGAGGCAAAAACCTATCTCGATAAACTTACCGGTGGAATGAAAGTGGCAGCCAATAAATGGAATAATTTCCACTTCGAAGGTGATCTTACAGGAACAAAAGGAATTACCAATGACAAGAAACGACTTGCGTTTACAGTGTATGGTGAAATAAAAGCAGACAACCAGCAAATTTCTGTTAAAGATGTTCCAACTCCATTCGGTGGAATGAATTGGATTTATGAATTTGAAAACAGCCGATTAATTGGGACAATGGATATCAATCAGAATATGGGTGGTATTAATCTCACTGGTCTCGCTGAAATGCTGATTGATGGCTCCGGCTGGTATTTTCTTGGGGGCGGAACGATGACAGTTCCGGGAGTTGGTCCTGGATATGCTGCAATGCTGTTTGGAGATTATCCTTCTATGACAAGCTCGGTAAAAGAAAAATTTGCAAAAGCATCTTACAAAAAAAGTCTGCCAAATTCATTTCAAGATAATATAAGCGGCTTCCTTTTATCAGGTGCGATGTCAATTCCTATACTCATACCAAACATTGATCTTGAACTTGGAGTATTTGTTCTAAAGTTCGGAATTAACGCCGGCGGAGATATTAAGGTATATAAAGGTTTTGATGCGGGAGGTTCAACTTATGGAATTGGAGCACTCGGATTTGTAAAAGCTTTCTTAACTATGCAGTCAATAACCTGTACTGAATTAACCGGAGAAGCAACCCTTGAAATGGGAGTTGAAGGAAGTTATCAAACCGGTGCCGGAACTTTTAATCTCGATGGTTGCACAAGCTTTAGCATTGGGGGACATATAATCCAAAAATTCTATGGCTGTGATCTTGATGGATGCGGCTGTACGTATGAGATTTTAAATATTAGTAAAGATTTTGCATTCGGCGCACTTATGCATCTTGACAGCGGCGGGAATATGAGCTTCGGTTTTCAATCAGGAACCTGCAGCGGGAATTAA
- a CDS encoding response regulator transcription factor codes for MSVVIVEDDEQIRKGISALIESADEFVLKGAFADCQTLLSKLDDILPDVFIMDISMPGMSGIECVSKIKSIYPAANIVMLTVYEDDAQIFDSLRAGASGYILKRTPLEQILDAIKDVNAGGAPMTPSIAKRVLSFFNEPDKKTIEYNLTRREKEILQELVNGLSYKKIADTLFISLDTVRSHIKNIYQKLHVSSKSGAVAKALKDKIF; via the coding sequence ATATCAGTTGTAATAGTTGAAGACGATGAACAGATACGGAAAGGTATTTCCGCACTGATTGAATCGGCAGATGAATTCGTATTAAAAGGTGCTTTTGCAGATTGTCAGACTTTACTAAGTAAACTTGATGATATTCTTCCCGACGTATTTATTATGGATATTTCAATGCCTGGTATGTCGGGAATCGAATGTGTTTCTAAAATCAAAAGCATCTATCCGGCAGCTAATATCGTTATGCTGACTGTTTATGAAGACGACGCACAAATATTTGATTCGCTGCGTGCTGGTGCTTCCGGATACATTCTTAAAAGAACTCCCCTTGAACAAATTCTTGATGCAATAAAAGATGTTAATGCAGGTGGTGCGCCAATGACACCGAGTATTGCTAAACGAGTTTTAAGTTTCTTTAATGAACCGGATAAAAAAACAATTGAGTATAATCTTACACGACGGGAAAAAGAAATCCTGCAGGAGCTTGTCAATGGTTTAAGTTATAAAAAAATTGCAGACACACTTTTCATCAGTCTTGATACAGTTCGTTCACACATCAAAAACATTTACCAAAAACTTCACGTAAGTTCAAAATCCGGAGCGGTTGCCAAAGCACTGAAAGATAAAATCTTTTAA
- a CDS encoding acetate--CoA ligase, whose product MSDNTQFYNSISFQQEKPENNIFRASEEFKEEAHFSSHNQYKNVYEFSVADKERFWSGEARELFWFNLWKEVKQGKAFNSKWFVGGKTNLSYNCLDRHLPTEKRNKAAVIWESETGESQILTYQLLYTKVCKFANVLKKYGVQNGDNVIIYMGVIPESIIAMLACSRIGAIHSVVNTDLSSIALSERINHLSCRLLITQDYVFKKGNQLDIRSKVDSALKNTNLIEKVILFRRLKVQETKPIQENEINWQNEIDKISDECEAVPLQSQHPMFSLFTNGPKGDLVNILHSTGGYMVQTYLTAKWIFDLKGNDILWTASDISKISAHSYSIYGPLLNGITTFLYEGVPIHPEPDKYWQLISKYKINVFYVNPTTVRALLKLGDEWVFKHDLSSLRLIGLKGETIQSNTWLWLYKNIGNQKCPVVDTWLQTETGSIIISPLPGASEFRPGYTGYPFPGVEVDIVDLNGKSVAEGEAGYFIIKDSCPSMFTTKKDNKEETSLNCWKQFKGSYFTGDAAVRENENFIKILGRVDDVIKAAGNRVGGSEIEKVLLTHPSVSEAAVVKRSDEITENAIVVFVTLNNLESTPLLKEELRNYISDKIGTIAKPDELIFLKEFPRIENGEIDRSLLREKAKEGLKELTGKESEYQKILEKLREDYQRIQFE is encoded by the coding sequence ATGTCAGACAACACTCAATTTTATAATAGTATTTCATTCCAACAGGAAAAACCCGAAAATAATATTTTCAGAGCCTCTGAAGAATTTAAAGAGGAAGCTCATTTTTCTTCTCACAATCAATATAAAAATGTTTATGAATTTTCTGTTGCCGATAAAGAAAGATTCTGGAGCGGCGAAGCAAGGGAATTATTCTGGTTTAACTTGTGGAAAGAAGTAAAACAAGGCAAAGCTTTTAATTCAAAATGGTTTGTCGGCGGAAAAACTAATCTTAGCTATAATTGTCTTGACAGACACTTACCAACCGAAAAAAGAAATAAAGCCGCGGTAATCTGGGAAAGTGAAACAGGCGAAAGCCAAATACTCACTTATCAATTGCTTTATACCAAGGTATGCAAATTTGCAAATGTTCTGAAGAAATACGGTGTGCAAAATGGTGATAATGTAATTATTTATATGGGGGTAATTCCGGAATCGATAATTGCAATGCTAGCTTGTTCAAGAATTGGAGCAATTCATTCTGTTGTGAACACTGACCTCAGCAGTATTGCGCTTTCCGAAAGGATAAATCATCTCTCCTGCAGGTTATTGATTACACAAGATTATGTTTTCAAAAAAGGTAATCAGCTTGACATAAGAAGCAAAGTGGATTCCGCACTTAAGAACACAAACTTAATAGAAAAAGTTATTTTGTTCAGAAGGTTAAAAGTACAGGAAACAAAACCGATTCAGGAAAACGAAATAAACTGGCAAAACGAAATTGATAAAATATCCGATGAATGTGAAGCAGTCCCGCTGCAATCTCAACACCCGATGTTCAGCTTGTTCACAAACGGACCAAAAGGAGATCTTGTAAACATTCTTCATTCAACCGGCGGTTATATGGTTCAAACTTACCTGACTGCTAAATGGATTTTTGATCTCAAAGGGAATGATATTCTATGGACAGCTTCCGATATCAGCAAAATATCAGCACACAGTTACAGCATTTATGGTCCTCTTCTAAATGGAATAACAACATTTCTTTATGAAGGAGTTCCTATACATCCTGAGCCAGATAAATACTGGCAGTTAATTTCAAAATATAAAATAAATGTATTTTACGTGAACCCAACAACCGTGCGGGCATTACTTAAACTTGGTGATGAATGGGTATTCAAACACGATTTGTCAAGTCTGAGATTAATTGGACTAAAAGGAGAAACTATACAAAGCAATACGTGGCTTTGGTTATATAAGAACATCGGAAATCAAAAATGTCCGGTTGTGGATACATGGCTTCAAACAGAAACAGGTTCTATAATAATTTCACCATTGCCCGGCGCATCTGAATTTCGTCCCGGCTATACTGGTTATCCTTTTCCCGGAGTGGAGGTGGATATCGTGGATTTAAATGGAAAATCTGTCGCTGAAGGTGAAGCTGGTTATTTTATTATTAAAGATAGTTGCCCATCAATGTTTACAACGAAAAAAGATAACAAAGAAGAAACAAGTCTGAATTGCTGGAAGCAATTTAAAGGGAGTTATTTTACTGGTGATGCAGCAGTGAGGGAGAATGAAAATTTCATAAAGATTCTCGGAAGAGTTGATGATGTTATAAAAGCTGCTGGTAACCGAGTCGGAGGCTCTGAAATTGAAAAAGTGCTTCTGACACATCCATCAGTTTCAGAAGCAGCGGTTGTGAAAAGATCTGACGAAATTACTGAAAACGCGATTGTTGTATTTGTAACTCTCAATAATCTGGAAAGCACACCTCTTCTGAAAGAAGAACTAAGAAATTATATCTCTGATAAAATCGGAACGATTGCGAAACCAGACGAATTAATTTTTCTGAAGGAATTTCCCAGAATCGAAAATGGGGAAATAGATCGGAGCTTGCTCAGGGAAAAAGCCAAAGAGGGATTAAAGGAATTAACAGGAAAAGAAAGCGAATACCAGAAAATTCTTGAAAAATTGAGAGAGGATTATCAGAGAATTCAATTCGAATAA
- a CDS encoding T9SS type A sorting domain-containing protein, whose translation MIKSKIFLLFFLLSAGFLYSQTTHNVAVQNFSFTPQYLTISVGDIVKWTNTSGSHNVRAEDNSFFSGPAAPAPWEFTHTFTTVDSFPYYCEPHQSMGMTGAIVVRNPVGVNDDETIVNQFKLEQNFPNPFNPSTIINYSVPVTAFVTLKVYDILGNEIAVLVNETKQAADYQINFNASELKSGIYFYQLRAGSLVETQKMTLIR comes from the coding sequence ATGATTAAAAGTAAAATCTTTTTACTGTTTTTCCTGCTATCGGCGGGTTTTCTTTACTCCCAAACAACACACAATGTTGCGGTTCAAAATTTTTCTTTCACTCCACAATATCTGACAATCTCGGTTGGAGATATTGTAAAATGGACAAACACTTCAGGATCACATAATGTTCGCGCTGAAGATAATAGTTTCTTCAGCGGACCAGCAGCACCAGCACCCTGGGAATTTACTCACACATTTACCACTGTGGACAGTTTCCCATATTATTGTGAACCTCACCAGTCTATGGGAATGACGGGAGCGATAGTAGTTCGAAATCCTGTTGGAGTTAATGATGACGAAACAATTGTTAATCAATTTAAATTAGAACAAAACTTTCCAAATCCATTTAATCCAAGTACAATAATTAATTATTCAGTTCCGGTAACTGCTTTTGTTACACTGAAAGTGTATGATATTCTTGGAAACGAAATTGCGGTATTGGTAAATGAAACAAAACAAGCTGCTGATTATCAGATTAATTTTAATGCTTCGGAATTAAAATCAGGAATTTATTTTTATCAGTTAAGAGCTGGCTCTTTGGTCGAAACCCAAAAAATGACACTGATCAGATAG
- a CDS encoding T9SS type A sorting domain-containing protein: MNNLRIYVVIDQENAVTNEVHENNNLGWAPAIGYGSIVSVEVEQTIPEDYFLYQSYPNPFNPSTTIKYSIPNGDNVSLKIFDILGREVEVLVDEYKNAGTYSVEFNASRFASGVYFYQLQSGRFIETKKMILLR; encoded by the coding sequence ATGAATAATTTAAGAATTTATGTTGTCATTGATCAGGAAAATGCAGTAACAAATGAAGTTCATGAAAATAATAATCTTGGATGGGCTCCAGCAATCGGCTATGGTTCAATAGTGAGCGTTGAAGTTGAACAGACAATTCCTGAAGATTATTTTCTTTATCAATCATACCCAAACCCATTCAATCCATCAACAACAATTAAGTACTCAATTCCGAATGGCGATAATGTTAGTTTAAAAATATTTGACATTCTTGGAAGAGAAGTTGAAGTACTGGTTGATGAATATAAAAACGCAGGAACGTATTCAGTTGAATTTAATGCAAGCAGGTTTGCGAGTGGAGTTTATTTTTATCAATTGCAATCAGGAAGATTCATTGAAACGAAGAAGATGATTTTACTTCGATAA